From the Sphingobium sp. RAC03 genome, the window CCATGGATGTCGCGCTTCAAATCGAAACCGCCCTGGCCATAGCCGGGCACAGGCCCTATCGGCTGGATCAAATTCTCCAACAGCCGGAACCGCCCATGTCCAAAGCCAGTCCCGCCGACATCATGCCGCTTGCCACCGTCATGGCGCGGTTGCGTGACCCGGACACGGGCTGCCCATGGGACATCGCGCAGGATTTCGCCTCGATCGCACCCTATACGATCGAGGAAGCCTATGAAGTCGCCGACGCCATCGAGCGCAACGATATGGCGGCACTGTGCGATGAGCTGGGCGACCTGCTGCTCCAGGTGGCCTTCCACAGCCGCATGGCCGAACAGGCCGGTCACTTCAATCTGCAGGATGTGATCGACGGCATCACCCAAAAGATGACCCGGCGGCATCCCCATGTCTTCGGACAAAACGCACGGCGCGAAGACGGCCATGCCCAATGGGAGGCGATCAAAGCCGCCGAACGGGCCGAAAAGGAACCGGACCCCAGCGCGCTTGCCGGTGTGGCGAACGCCCTGCCCGCGCTACTTCGCGCCGAAAAGCTACAGAAGCGCGCCGCCCGTACCGGCTTCGACTGGCCCGATACGGTCGGCGTCAACGACAAGATCGTCGAGGAACTGGACGAAGTCCGCGCCGCGACCACGCAGGCTGAACGCACCGAGGAAGTCGGCGACCTGTTGTTCGCCGTGGTCAACCTCGCACGCCATCTGAAGGTCGACCCGGAGGCTGCTCTACGCGCAGGCAATGCCAAATTCGATCGCCGCTTCCGCGCGATGGAGCAGCAGGCTGGCGCCGACTTCGCCGCCCTCTCGCTGGAAGCGAAGGAAGAACTATGGCAGCAAGCCAAGCGGCAGGAGAAAACGGCCTAAGCCTCGCCGCGCTTCCCAAACCGCGCAAAGGCCGCATCGGACAGCCGCACCTCGACGCGGCTCTCCTCCTCTTCCACATCCGTCGACAGCACTTCGCCATGTTCGTGGAGCCAGGCCATCGCCGCGCCATCCGACACCGGAATGCGCAGGCCATAGACCTTCGCACCCGTGGTCATATGGTCGCTGATCATACGTTGAAGCTGCTCTACCCCCTC encodes:
- the mazG gene encoding nucleoside triphosphate pyrophosphohydrolase, whose amino-acid sequence is MSKASPADIMPLATVMARLRDPDTGCPWDIAQDFASIAPYTIEEAYEVADAIERNDMAALCDELGDLLLQVAFHSRMAEQAGHFNLQDVIDGITQKMTRRHPHVFGQNARREDGHAQWEAIKAAERAEKEPDPSALAGVANALPALLRAEKLQKRAARTGFDWPDTVGVNDKIVEELDEVRAATTQAERTEEVGDLLFAVVNLARHLKVDPEAALRAGNAKFDRRFRAMEQQAGADFAALSLEAKEELWQQAKRQEKTA